From Echinicola soli, a single genomic window includes:
- a CDS encoding SRPBCC domain-containing protein, with translation MKIATHIHISAKPQEVWKVLMDTKQYPQWNPFVQSLSGEVAEGKRIKVKLPGMTFTPTVLALKPNREFRWRGKLLIKGLFDGEHSFQLQAADNDCTLFLHSETFSGLLVPLFKKKLLTTTNDGFEAMNRALKNRVESKAAQ, from the coding sequence ATGAAAATAGCAACCCACATTCACATTAGCGCCAAACCGCAGGAGGTCTGGAAAGTATTAATGGACACAAAGCAATATCCCCAGTGGAACCCTTTTGTGCAGTCCCTGTCCGGTGAGGTGGCCGAAGGTAAGAGGATCAAGGTAAAACTACCAGGCATGACCTTTACTCCTACAGTCTTGGCCCTAAAACCAAACAGGGAATTCCGTTGGCGAGGAAAGTTGCTGATAAAAGGGCTATTCGATGGCGAGCACAGCTTCCAGCTCCAAGCTGCTGACAATGACTGCACCCTGTTTTTGCATAGTGAAACATTCAGCGGATTGCTGGTTCCATTGTTCAAAAAAAAGCTTCTTACCACCACAAATGATGGATTTGAAGCGATGAATAGGGCGCTGAAAAACCGCGTGGAAAGCAAGGCGGCTCAGTGA
- a CDS encoding copper resistance protein NlpE N-terminal domain-containing protein, with the protein MKQLLYGSFLSLVLLSACTKEKSELPTGTFYTVLPCADCPGISYALDLKADSSYSERMVYQERSEQVSEHSGHLSFRDDHVLVLDKEEKEGMRLFKIHGDSLQMLDIEGKPIESPFADRYFLTKEKPEEFNMKLKEKSFVGFKARGNEPFWSLEMDFSKQMVFKPMEGEPLITPIPKPVRPQDVNAVSYRAETEKGTLHVTVFRRKCQDTMSGEEFGYEVNVRVKQGKDSEFRDYSGCGDYQGDYRLNDIWALETLNGEQLIKDGKTPNLEFNLMENRFYGFGGCNRFSGAISINKQQVSFTKAATTEMACPNLEAEGIFMQHITDQTYDFKIDGLKLTLSNDQAIMVFRKID; encoded by the coding sequence ATGAAGCAGTTACTTTATGGAAGTTTTTTGAGTCTTGTGCTATTAAGTGCTTGTACCAAAGAAAAGTCTGAATTGCCAACAGGCACTTTTTATACCGTTTTGCCTTGTGCCGATTGCCCAGGGATCAGTTATGCGCTTGATTTGAAAGCCGATTCCAGCTATTCCGAAAGGATGGTCTATCAGGAAAGGAGTGAGCAAGTCTCCGAGCATAGCGGCCATCTTTCCTTCCGGGATGACCACGTGTTGGTACTGGACAAGGAAGAAAAAGAAGGCATGCGCCTCTTTAAAATCCATGGTGACAGCCTACAAATGCTGGACATAGAGGGCAAGCCAATCGAAAGTCCTTTTGCCGACCGCTATTTCCTGACCAAGGAAAAGCCAGAGGAATTCAATATGAAACTTAAGGAGAAGTCTTTTGTAGGTTTTAAGGCCAGAGGAAATGAACCTTTCTGGTCGTTGGAGATGGATTTCAGCAAACAAATGGTCTTTAAGCCCATGGAAGGCGAACCGCTCATCACACCCATCCCGAAACCGGTTAGACCGCAAGATGTAAATGCCGTTAGCTATCGGGCAGAAACAGAAAAGGGAACACTTCACGTGACAGTATTCCGTAGAAAATGTCAAGATACCATGTCTGGAGAGGAATTTGGATATGAAGTAAACGTACGCGTCAAGCAAGGCAAAGACAGTGAATTTCGTGACTATTCTGGCTGCGGAGACTATCAAGGGGATTATCGCCTAAATGACATTTGGGCCCTAGAGACCCTAAATGGCGAACAACTAATCAAAGACGGAAAGACTCCCAATCTAGAGTTTAACTTGATGGAAAACCGCTTTTATGGATTTGGTGGATGTAATAGGTTCAGCGGTGCAATTTCCATTAACAAGCAGCAAGTCAGTTTTACCAAAGCAGCAACGACCGAAATGGCCTGTCCAAATTTGGAAGCAGAGGGGATTTTTATGCAGCATATTACCGACCAAACGTATGATTTTAAGATCGATGGACTAAAGTTAACGCTTAGCAATGACCAAGCCATTATGGTCTTTCGAAAAATTGATTGA
- a CDS encoding SGNH/GDSL hydrolase family protein — MEDHNFGKALISFVDYLKKSQESKVVVTTTFWANPVMNEQIRWAAAKEKWTVIDITYLSEDEVNMALGEYEHEGVARHPGDTGMLEIARLIREGLPL, encoded by the coding sequence GTGGAAGACCATAATTTCGGTAAGGCCTTGATCAGTTTTGTAGATTATCTAAAGAAAAGTCAAGAGAGCAAAGTGGTCGTTACTACTACCTTCTGGGCCAATCCGGTGATGAATGAGCAAATAAGATGGGCAGCAGCTAAGGAAAAATGGACCGTAATCGATATTACGTATTTAAGTGAAGATGAGGTAAACATGGCTTTGGGGGAATATGAACATGAGGGAGTGGCCAGGCATCCAGGTGATACCGGCATGCTGGAAATTGCCCGCTTGATCAGGGAAGGCCTTCCATTATAA
- a CDS encoding ATP-dependent DNA helicase: protein MAFSIKGYLYQEFSARGLDTDNEAFIHALEVALFSDKSLFLTGKAGTGKTTFLHTLRKLNQDKNMAVVAPTGVAAINAKGKTIHSFFKIDPRQLFLPGDSRLQPTKKEKGLNIFEQFQYRKKHRDLINRMDMLVIDEVSMVRVELLDVIDQLLRVYRKKMHLPFGGVQMIFIGDPFQLPPVVRNTDWEHLAPHYGSRFFFSSHAFQALQPLHIELQKIYRQKDEQFKAILNRIRESEHTPADIKLLNETAQKYRFDLLDEEYILIGTHNATIAEINKRKLAELRKEPRTYIAEIKDDFPLNMAPFDPIDLTLKIGAQVIFMRNNPDARYYNGMIGKVTKMEDEMIEVEDRRGFIYEVHREVWENVEFVYNEEEEHLDAKVIGTFIQFPLKLAWAITVHKSQGLTFDRAILDISRSFEAGQAYVALSRCTTLNGLVLKSPIRQFSVKVSPESLEFSRQRLASEQIEEELELARAMQLLKHAFRAFRKGQYEVAQQMFDEVMTIHDVTVYPKWHQFLRLKDALEDRFYCRK from the coding sequence ATGGCTTTTTCCATCAAGGGATATCTTTACCAAGAATTTTCTGCTCGAGGATTGGACACCGATAACGAGGCTTTTATCCATGCATTGGAAGTAGCGCTGTTCTCGGACAAGTCCCTGTTTCTTACCGGAAAAGCCGGCACGGGAAAAACCACTTTTTTACATACTCTCCGAAAGCTCAACCAAGACAAAAACATGGCCGTGGTGGCCCCGACCGGTGTAGCGGCCATCAATGCCAAAGGAAAGACCATTCACTCTTTCTTTAAGATCGATCCCCGCCAGCTATTTTTGCCGGGGGATTCTAGGCTTCAGCCAACGAAAAAAGAAAAAGGGCTTAATATTTTTGAGCAGTTTCAGTACCGAAAAAAGCATCGTGACCTGATCAATCGCATGGACATGCTGGTCATCGATGAAGTGTCCATGGTTCGTGTGGAGTTGTTGGATGTCATTGATCAATTGCTACGTGTATACCGGAAAAAGATGCATTTGCCCTTTGGTGGGGTTCAGATGATTTTTATCGGAGATCCTTTCCAGCTGCCTCCGGTGGTCAGGAATACAGATTGGGAACACCTCGCCCCACATTATGGCTCTAGGTTTTTCTTCAGTTCCCATGCTTTTCAGGCCCTGCAGCCACTGCATATTGAGCTGCAAAAAATCTACCGCCAGAAAGATGAGCAATTTAAAGCCATTCTCAACCGCATCAGGGAAAGTGAACATACGCCCGCAGACATCAAGCTCCTAAATGAAACCGCCCAAAAATATCGCTTTGACCTATTGGATGAGGAGTATATTCTGATCGGTACGCATAACGCCACCATTGCCGAAATCAACAAGCGAAAATTGGCTGAGCTCAGAAAAGAACCCCGCACTTACATAGCAGAGATAAAAGATGACTTTCCACTAAATATGGCGCCGTTCGATCCGATCGACCTTACCTTGAAGATCGGCGCACAGGTGATTTTTATGCGCAATAATCCTGATGCCAGATACTATAACGGAATGATCGGAAAGGTCACCAAAATGGAGGACGAGATGATAGAAGTGGAAGACCGTCGTGGTTTTATCTATGAAGTTCATCGTGAAGTATGGGAGAATGTAGAATTCGTCTATAATGAAGAGGAAGAACATCTAGACGCTAAGGTCATCGGCACATTCATCCAATTTCCCCTTAAGCTGGCATGGGCGATCACTGTACATAAGAGCCAAGGGCTCACCTTTGACCGGGCAATTTTGGACATCAGCAGGTCTTTTGAAGCTGGGCAGGCGTATGTCGCACTAAGCAGGTGCACCACCCTAAATGGATTGGTACTGAAATCACCCATCAGGCAGTTCAGTGTCAAAGTAAGTCCCGAAAGCCTGGAGTTTAGCCGTCAGCGACTTGCCAGCGAGCAGATTGAGGAGGAGCTGGAACTCGCACGCGCCATGCAACTCCTGAAACATGCTTTCCGTGCTTTCCGAAAAGGCCAATATGAAGTCGCCCAACAGATGTTTGATGAGGTCATGACCATTCATGATGTAACGGTCTATCCAAAATGGCATCAATTTCTAAGACTAAAAGATGCACTGGAAGATCGGTTTTATTGCAGAAAATAG
- a CDS encoding oxidoreductase: MTQPLKTGLVGFGKVAQTMHAPLIHREPLLELTAVVERHHQYSKEKYPNVTVYKSLEELLAKAEVDLIVICTPNEYHFPQAKMALEAGKHVVVDKPITVTSSEAEALVALAKKQGMLLSAFQNRRWDGDFQTIIKLLEEETLGRIVHFESHFDRFRPEPNDNWREKEVPGSGILYDLGAHLIDQALLLFGQPTWIYAEILKQRKGVEADDFFDLTLMYPETKVRLSASILMNAPLPKFLVLGEKGSYSKYGLDVQEAAFKAGVVPGSENWGVEDASSYGNVYLEGKHFSYPTVNGNYLAYYENIAESIQGKASLKVKPEEAIQVLKVIEAAQQSHAEGKRIFL; the protein is encoded by the coding sequence ATGACACAACCTCTTAAAACAGGACTTGTAGGATTTGGCAAAGTCGCCCAGACCATGCATGCTCCTTTGATTCACCGAGAACCTTTACTTGAGCTGACCGCAGTGGTGGAGCGGCACCATCAATACTCAAAAGAGAAATACCCTAATGTCACCGTTTACAAAAGTCTAGAAGAACTTCTTGCTAAAGCGGAGGTAGACCTGATCGTCATCTGTACGCCAAATGAGTATCATTTTCCGCAAGCCAAGATGGCATTGGAAGCGGGTAAGCACGTGGTGGTGGATAAGCCTATCACGGTCACCTCATCCGAAGCTGAAGCACTCGTGGCATTGGCCAAAAAGCAAGGGATGCTGCTTTCTGCCTTCCAAAACCGACGATGGGATGGAGATTTTCAGACTATCATCAAACTGCTCGAAGAAGAGACATTGGGAAGGATCGTTCATTTCGAATCACACTTTGACCGCTTCAGGCCTGAGCCCAATGACAACTGGCGTGAAAAGGAAGTACCAGGAAGTGGTATCCTCTATGATCTGGGAGCACACCTGATCGATCAGGCATTATTGCTATTTGGGCAGCCTACTTGGATCTATGCAGAGATATTAAAGCAACGTAAGGGCGTCGAAGCTGATGATTTTTTTGACCTTACACTGATGTATCCCGAGACCAAGGTAAGGCTAAGTGCCAGCATCTTGATGAATGCACCGTTGCCGAAGTTTTTGGTGCTGGGCGAAAAAGGCAGCTATAGCAAATACGGCCTGGATGTCCAAGAGGCTGCCTTTAAGGCCGGCGTAGTTCCCGGGAGCGAGAATTGGGGCGTGGAAGATGCTTCCTCCTATGGGAACGTTTACCTTGAAGGCAAACACTTTTCCTATCCTACTGTCAATGGCAATTATTTGGCCTATTATGAGAATATTGCTGAATCCATCCAAGGAAAAGCTTCCTTAAAAGTAAAGCCCGAGGAGGCAATCCAAGTGCTGAAAGTCATCGAAGCAGCCCAGCAAAGCCATGCTGAAGGAAAGCGGATTTTCCTCTAA
- the secDF gene encoding protein translocase subunit SecDF produces the protein MQNKGIIVFLTVIVTALCLYYLSFTYVSSNVQKDAIAYATDAEGNLDFAKKQSYLDSIWREPVYNFLGIEYTFKEVKETELGLGLDLQGGMHVTLAVSPVEIVKGLAGNSKNEAFNAAVDEAEALNRTSNEKYVDLFYDAWKEKSGGKQLNTIYATAANRGRISLETSDSEILSIIDEEVENAIDRSFNILRTRIDRFGTSQPNIQRIQGTGRIQIELPGVDNQERVRNLLQGVAKLQFWRVAEIDEYGDALQRINAALVAEAKTNKPAAASAEADSTGAASDTTMTDLERQLAEGGDETDSLSSEVSPLFSLLKANYGLVYDVKDTVTINRILNREDIKPLLPRGLTFMWSVKPREVEGEELLELHAMETPRGTEQAPLEGDVITDAKQVLDQSSNPAVSMSMNADGARKWRKMTAENIGRRIAVVLDNYVYTAPNILGEIPGGQSEITGNFTIEEAKDLANILKSGTLPAPTNIVEEAIIGPTLGKEAQAQGINSMVAGLVIVVLFMIAYYAKGGFVAIAALVFNIFFILGILAQLGTALTLPGIAGIVLTIGMSIDANVLIFERIKEELAAGAGLLQAITSGYNKAFSAILDSNVTTFLTGAILYALGQGPVKGFAIVLMIGIASSFFSSVFITRVIVYWMSKKGEKSKISFTSPFSKNLFSDLSIDFLGKRKVAYLISTGIIVIGLAFAAINGLKFGVDFTGGRSYIVEFAEPVAASELKTGLDKAFDGSVEAKTYGSNNVIKITTSYLINDDSDEANSEVATKVREGIATITGFNFVNDIAQMDDSSFAITGSSKVGATVADDIKNSSMEAMFFALVAIFLYILLRFRKWQYSLASIIALAHDTLFVVAAFAIASAFGATFEIDQVFIAAMLTVIGYSINDTVIVFDRIRENISNRGTSKLVRMFNDAINQTMARTLITSFTTIIVVIVLLIFGGEVLRGFSFALFVGVLVGTYSSIYIATPIVVDLMKREIEQEKEESQKVA, from the coding sequence ATGCAAAATAAAGGGATCATTGTGTTTTTGACAGTGATTGTTACAGCATTGTGCTTGTACTATCTGTCATTTACCTACGTTTCGAGTAATGTCCAGAAGGACGCGATCGCCTATGCGACAGACGCAGAAGGCAATCTTGATTTCGCAAAAAAACAATCTTACCTGGATTCGATCTGGCGCGAGCCGGTGTATAACTTTCTGGGCATAGAATACACCTTTAAAGAAGTGAAAGAGACCGAGCTTGGACTTGGGCTGGACCTTCAGGGAGGTATGCACGTTACCTTGGCGGTTTCTCCAGTGGAGATTGTAAAAGGCCTTGCCGGAAACAGCAAGAACGAAGCATTCAATGCAGCAGTGGACGAGGCAGAAGCACTAAACAGAACTTCCAATGAGAAGTATGTGGATCTTTTCTATGATGCCTGGAAAGAAAAATCCGGTGGCAAGCAATTGAACACCATCTATGCTACTGCTGCCAACCGTGGAAGGATTTCCTTGGAAACTTCCGACAGTGAAATCCTAAGCATCATCGATGAAGAAGTGGAAAATGCCATCGACCGTTCTTTCAATATCCTGAGAACGCGTATTGACCGTTTTGGTACATCGCAGCCTAATATCCAACGAATCCAAGGTACAGGCAGAATCCAAATCGAGCTGCCAGGTGTGGATAACCAAGAACGGGTAAGGAACTTGCTTCAGGGAGTGGCCAAGCTGCAGTTTTGGAGAGTGGCCGAGATTGATGAATACGGTGATGCCCTGCAAAGAATCAACGCGGCATTGGTGGCCGAGGCAAAAACCAACAAGCCTGCTGCGGCATCGGCAGAAGCAGATTCCACTGGAGCTGCATCAGACACGACTATGACCGATCTGGAGCGTCAGCTAGCGGAAGGTGGCGATGAGACCGACTCGCTATCCTCGGAAGTCTCTCCTCTTTTCTCACTTTTGAAGGCGAACTATGGGTTGGTTTATGACGTGAAGGATACCGTTACCATTAACAGAATCCTGAACAGAGAAGACATCAAACCACTACTTCCACGTGGACTGACGTTTATGTGGTCAGTGAAGCCTCGTGAAGTAGAGGGAGAAGAACTCCTCGAGCTTCATGCGATGGAAACACCAAGAGGTACAGAGCAGGCTCCCTTGGAAGGTGATGTGATCACTGATGCCAAGCAAGTGCTCGACCAAAGCTCCAACCCTGCAGTAAGCATGAGCATGAATGCAGACGGTGCTAGAAAATGGAGAAAAATGACTGCCGAAAATATCGGTAGAAGGATTGCCGTGGTACTGGATAATTATGTCTACACAGCACCAAATATTCTTGGAGAGATCCCAGGCGGCCAATCAGAAATTACCGGTAACTTCACCATTGAAGAAGCCAAGGATTTGGCCAATATCTTGAAGTCAGGTACTTTGCCTGCACCTACTAATATCGTAGAAGAAGCGATCATCGGCCCGACATTGGGCAAAGAAGCACAGGCCCAGGGTATCAATTCCATGGTGGCCGGTTTGGTGATTGTGGTGCTGTTTATGATTGCGTATTACGCCAAAGGTGGTTTTGTGGCCATCGCAGCATTGGTGTTCAATATCTTCTTTATCCTGGGGATCCTTGCGCAGCTGGGCACAGCACTTACCCTGCCAGGTATCGCAGGTATCGTACTGACCATCGGTATGTCCATCGATGCCAATGTACTGATCTTCGAAAGGATCAAAGAAGAACTGGCAGCTGGAGCTGGTTTGTTACAGGCTATTACCAGTGGGTATAATAAGGCTTTCAGTGCCATCCTTGACTCCAACGTGACCACGTTCCTGACCGGAGCCATTCTTTACGCCCTTGGTCAAGGCCCTGTGAAAGGATTTGCGATTGTATTGATGATCGGTATTGCTTCCTCCTTCTTCTCTTCAGTATTCATCACACGGGTAATTGTGTACTGGATGAGCAAAAAAGGGGAGAAAAGCAAAATCTCCTTTACTTCGCCATTCTCCAAAAACCTGTTCAGTGATCTGAGTATTGACTTCCTTGGTAAGCGAAAAGTGGCGTACCTGATTTCTACCGGTATCATCGTCATCGGTCTTGCCTTTGCGGCGATCAACGGATTGAAATTTGGTGTGGATTTCACGGGCGGTAGATCTTATATAGTCGAATTTGCCGAGCCGGTGGCTGCATCTGAACTGAAGACTGGGCTCGACAAGGCTTTTGACGGCTCTGTAGAAGCCAAGACTTACGGGTCCAATAATGTTATCAAAATCACCACTTCTTACCTGATCAATGACGATTCTGATGAGGCCAATAGCGAAGTAGCGACCAAAGTACGTGAAGGCATCGCTACTATAACGGGCTTTAACTTCGTCAATGATATAGCCCAGATGGATGACAGTTCTTTTGCCATCACCGGTTCTTCGAAGGTAGGTGCCACTGTGGCAGATGATATCAAGAACTCCTCCATGGAGGCCATGTTCTTTGCCTTGGTGGCCATCTTCTTGTACATCCTCTTGAGGTTCCGTAAGTGGCAGTATTCACTGGCTTCCATCATTGCCTTGGCCCACGACACCTTGTTTGTGGTAGCTGCTTTTGCTATTGCCAGTGCCTTTGGGGCTACATTCGAAATCGACCAGGTATTTATCGCGGCGATGCTAACTGTTATCGGTTACTCTATAAATGATACGGTGATTGTATTTGACCGTATTCGGGAAAACATCTCTAACCGCGGTACTTCTAAATTGGTTAGAATGTTTAACGATGCCATCAACCAAACCATGGCCAGAACATTGATCACTTCATTCACTACCATAATCGTGGTGATTGTATTGCTGATCTTTGGTGGTGAAGTCCTGAGAGGATTCTCGTTTGCTTTGTTTGTTGGGGTATTGGTCGGAACTTACTCTTCCATCTACATCGCTACACCGATTGTAGTAGACTTGATGAAGAGAGAAATCGAACAAGAAAAAGAAGAAAGCCAAAAGGTAGCTTAA
- a CDS encoding response regulator transcription factor, whose protein sequence is MIRVVLADDHKMFAKGIANLLEKEEDIQVMGVFNNGKDLVEFLKNKKVDLVLTDMNMPGMDGLAAIQQINKEKISTKLIVLSMYDDEDIFKKCQKQGVDGYVLKDADPDELIYTIREVINGHHVMHFQRVLKQVDEDQYYDAFKQKFKLSRRELQILSLIKDGHTNQSIADELFLSIFTVETHRKNIHHKLGVNTVVELMKKAMEMNL, encoded by the coding sequence ATGATTCGAGTAGTTTTAGCTGACGACCATAAAATGTTTGCCAAGGGCATTGCAAACCTTCTAGAAAAAGAGGAGGATATCCAGGTGATGGGTGTTTTTAACAACGGCAAAGACCTCGTGGAGTTTTTGAAAAACAAAAAAGTGGATTTGGTGCTTACCGATATGAACATGCCTGGCATGGATGGATTGGCAGCAATTCAGCAAATCAACAAAGAAAAAATCAGCACCAAACTCATCGTGCTCTCAATGTATGATGATGAGGATATCTTTAAAAAATGCCAAAAGCAGGGAGTGGACGGCTATGTGCTGAAAGATGCCGATCCTGACGAACTGATCTACACCATTAGGGAAGTGATCAACGGCCATCATGTAATGCACTTCCAGCGGGTGCTGAAGCAAGTGGACGAAGACCAGTATTATGATGCTTTTAAACAAAAATTCAAGCTCTCCCGAAGGGAACTTCAGATTCTCTCATTGATTAAAGATGGACATACCAATCAGTCCATTGCGGATGAACTTTTCCTGAGTATATTTACCGTGGAGACCCATAGAAAAAATATCCATCATAAACTTGGCGTAAATACAGTCGTGGAACTGATGAAGAAAGCCATGGAAATGAACCTGTAA
- a CDS encoding Crp/Fnr family transcriptional regulator: MSTHETKTELQNYLSNYFSLTTDQLEKLADLFQLETLGKGEFFARSGKPCEKLSFIKSGYLRIYETAENGKEVTQWISSKGEFTTDLGSLVFGKAARRHIQSISACELYTINKQAYSSLSSEIPQWPEIEKLFIAKCFMTLEDRIFGFLALTAEERYHQLFQLKKPLFNEVPLHYLASMIGMAPETLSRIRKNYNS, encoded by the coding sequence ATGTCAACACATGAAACCAAGACTGAGCTCCAAAATTACCTCAGCAATTACTTTTCCCTAACAACTGACCAGCTTGAGAAATTAGCTGACTTGTTCCAGCTGGAAACACTTGGGAAAGGGGAGTTTTTTGCCCGGTCGGGAAAGCCATGTGAAAAACTCAGCTTTATAAAAAGCGGCTACCTGAGGATTTATGAAACGGCAGAAAATGGGAAGGAAGTCACCCAGTGGATAAGTTCGAAGGGGGAATTCACTACTGACTTGGGCAGTTTGGTCTTTGGAAAAGCAGCTAGACGCCATATTCAGTCCATATCAGCGTGTGAGCTATATACCATCAACAAGCAAGCATACTCCTCCCTTTCCAGTGAAATTCCCCAGTGGCCGGAAATAGAGAAACTGTTCATTGCCAAATGTTTCATGACCCTGGAGGACAGGATTTTTGGCTTTCTGGCCCTGACCGCGGAAGAGCGTTACCATCAGCTTTTTCAATTGAAGAAGCCCTTGTTCAATGAAGTGCCCCTGCATTACTTGGCCTCCATGATCGGCATGGCACCTGAAACGCTCAGCAGAATCAGAAAAAATTATAATTCTTGA
- a CDS encoding sensor histidine kinase: protein MNYEPTQIFFIVLSGIVLMLLMSGFIIVMVLLHRQQQLRNRQKMDNLRAEYEKTMLKVEKEIQDQTLSFIGQELHDNLGQILSLAKLTLNSPDEENYSEGKRLINHAIKEVRSLSKRLNLDWVKEVSLLDFISGELQKIENFGFCKTQFETDVEPIELDLDKKLVLIRIIQECLNNIMKHAEPSVIYISLAQKKDSLSITVKDDGKGFDVDDKSKGMGLHNLKSRIETIGGKLILSSIIGIGTEIKLLLPFE, encoded by the coding sequence ATGAATTACGAGCCTACCCAGATTTTCTTCATAGTGCTCAGCGGGATTGTTTTGATGCTCCTGATGAGTGGGTTTATCATCGTGATGGTATTGCTCCACCGTCAGCAGCAGCTGCGTAACCGCCAAAAAATGGACAACCTTAGGGCGGAGTATGAAAAAACCATGCTAAAGGTAGAAAAGGAAATCCAGGACCAAACGCTTTCCTTTATCGGACAAGAGCTACATGATAATCTCGGCCAGATATTGTCCCTGGCCAAATTAACCCTGAACAGTCCGGACGAAGAAAACTACTCAGAGGGTAAACGCTTGATAAACCACGCCATTAAGGAAGTGCGTTCCCTGTCCAAGCGGCTTAATCTGGATTGGGTAAAAGAAGTAAGTTTACTGGATTTTATCAGTGGAGAACTCCAGAAAATCGAAAACTTCGGCTTTTGTAAGACGCAGTTTGAAACAGATGTGGAACCCATAGAGCTGGACCTGGATAAAAAGCTCGTGCTGATCCGCATCATCCAAGAATGCCTGAACAATATTATGAAGCACGCCGAACCGTCGGTTATTTATATTTCGCTGGCACAGAAAAAGGATTCTTTAAGCATAACCGTGAAGGATGACGGGAAAGGGTTTGATGTGGATGATAAATCCAAAGGAATGGGGCTTCACAACCTAAAATCGCGCATAGAAACCATTGGCGGAAAATTAATCCTCTCTTCCATCATTGGAATCGGAACAGAAATCAAACTTTTATTGCCGTTTGAATAG